A genomic window from Corticium candelabrum chromosome 8, ooCorCand1.1, whole genome shotgun sequence includes:
- the LOC134182902 gene encoding uncharacterized protein LOC134182902, whose translation MRLSFSRRVISFVYRESMSKKVDLKSSKASTVSKKTKTPERRRHAEQYATGSGKQTGSTPDSASARYQTHGVEEGRAGGVIGDSVSCRAFDIPPSVVLRRAQLKEVGVKVGGDVMMSVGGSKEESRSELENMADEVDSIDLDSSTHTVQPVPLVPMSLPSTQFRSIEPSPSSIVSSSPQTQQDTSIRHQRKRKAAKQRERQRKQKVTEEEKLKSEGRGNIESGAEATVAMELEVDVVVKAGDVAEEVAIENIDKVVEKVESGGDMPSFLAAISLETEERGDVMCGPPA comes from the exons ATGCGTCTGTCGTTCTCCAGACGAGTGATCTCATTTGTATATCGAGAAAGCATGTCAAAAAAG GTTGATTTGAAGTCGTCAAAAGCGTCCACGGTTTCAAAGAAAACTAAGACACCCGAAAGGCGTAGACACGCGGAGCAATACGCGACTGGGTCTGGAAAACAAACAGGAAGTACACCTGACTCggctagcgcgcgttaccaaACGCACGGTGTTGAGGAAGGAAGGGCCGGAGGCGTGATCGGCGACTCGGTGAGTTGCAGAGCGTTCGATATCCCGCCGTCTGTCGTGTTGAGGAGAGCACAGTTGAAAGAGGTTGGAGTAAAAGTTGGAGGTGATGTGATGATGTCTGTTGGCGGCTCAAAGGAGGAAAGTCGGAGTGAG TTAGAAAACATGGCAGACGAAGTTGATTCCATTGATCTCGACTCttctacacacacagtgcagCCTGTCCCACTTGTTCCCATGTCATTACCATCCACACAATTTCGGTCAATAGAACCATCTCCCAGCTCTATCGTCAGCTCTTCTCCTCAGACACAGCAAGATACTTCAATCAGGCACCAAAGGAAAAGGAAGGCAGCGAAACAAAGAGAAAGgcaaagaaaacagaaagtGACAGAAGAGGAGAAACTGAAAAGTGAAGGAAGGGGAAACATTGAAAGTGGGGCAGAAGCAACTGTTGCTATGGAATTGGAAGTAGATGTTGTAGTGAAGGCAGGAGATGTCGCTGAAGAGGTGGCAATTGAAAACATCGACAAGGTTGTGGAGAAAGTGGAAAGTGGAGGAGATATGCCGTCATTCCTAGCTGCTATTTCATTGGAAACGGAGGAAAGAGGTGACGTGATGTGTGGACCACCTGCCTGA